The proteins below come from a single Sorghum bicolor cultivar BTx623 chromosome 4, Sorghum_bicolor_NCBIv3, whole genome shotgun sequence genomic window:
- the LOC8076216 gene encoding scarecrow-like protein 27: MRAALFGAQRNGAADLVGGGNTLFWPEEGKAKVLLEPRSVLDCTRSPSPNNSTSTLSSSLGGGGGAADSTGGVAAVSDSSAAATAAEATKWGAPGEYGGGGKEDWAGGCELPPIPTGLNMEVIGGSDSWDAMLGSAAAAGQDQTFLNWIIGAAGDLDQSGPPLPVHQQPLLDNVGFGFPAADPLGFSLDPHLGGVASDMSSPGAVSHATNSAGGGNKASSAFGLFSPESASLQPPPPPVLFHEGIDTKPPLLGAQPPGLLHQYQHQPTPATTFFMPIPSFPNHNQQSPLVQPPPKRHQSIGDDLYLARNRLLSPPAGQGHAFPPLNGPAPFQLQPSPPPPHGAMKTTAAEAAQQQLLDELAAAAKAAEAGNSIGAREILARLNHQLPPLGKPFLRSASYLKEALLLALAEGHHGGCHLTSPLDVALKLAAYKTFSDHSPVLQFTNFTATQALLDEIASSTSSCIHVIDFDLGVGGQWASFLQELAHRRGAGGAALPFVKLTAFVSAASHHPLELRLARDNIAQFAADLGIPFGFSAISADTINPTELISATGDEVVAVVLPAGCSARAPPLPAILRLVKQLAPKIVIAIDHGADRADLPFSQHFLNCFQSCMFLLDSLDAAGIDADSAGKIEKFLIQPRIEDSVLGRGKVDKPIAWRSAFAGAGFAPVPPSSLAEAQADCLLKRVQVRGFHVEKCGVGLTLYWQRGELVTVSAWRC; this comes from the coding sequence ACCTCGTCGGAGGCGGGAATACGCTGTTCTGGCCGGAGGAGGGGAAGGCGAAGGTGCTGCTGGAGCCGAGGTCCGTGCTGGACTGCACACGGAGCCCCAGCCCTAACAACTCGACATCGACGCTGTCGTCGTccctgggcggcggcggcggcgctgcggacTCGACCGGCGGCGTGGCGGCGGTTTCCGACAGCAGCGCTGCCGCTACCGCCGCCGAAGCCACCAAATGGGGAGCCCCCGGCGagtacggcggcggcgggaagGAGGACTGGGCCGGCGGCTGTGAGCTGCCGCCGATTCCTACCGGCCTCAACATGGAGGTCATCGGCGGCAGCGACAGCTGGGACGCCATGCTCGGCAGCGCCGCTGCGGCGGGGCAGGACCAGACGTTCTTGAACTGGATCATTGGGGCCGCCGGCGACCTGGATCAGTCAGGGCCGCCGCTCCCCGTGCACCAGCAGCCGCTCCTTGACAATGTGGGCTTCGGGTTCCCGGCGGCGGACCCCCTGGGTTTCTCGCTCGATCCCCACCTCGGCGGCGTTGCCTCGGACATGTCGTCCCCTGGTGCGGTGTCGCACGCTACCAACAGCGCTGGCGGTGGCAACAAGGCGTCCTCGGCCTTCGGCCTCTTCTCACCGGAGTCTGCTTCgctccagccgccgccgccaccggtgCTGTTCCACGAAGGTATCGACACAAAGCCCCCTCTTCTTGGTGCGCAGCCGCCCGGCCTCCTCCACCAGTACCAGCACCAGCCGACCCCCGCCACAACCTTCTTCATGCCCATCCCCTCCTTCCCCAACCACAATCAGCAGTCGCCACTCGTTCAACCACCGCCCAAACGTCATCAATCCATAGGGGATGACCTCTATCTCGCCCGAAATCGGCTTCTGTCTCCGCCGGCGGGGCAAGGTCACGCCTTTCCACCACTAAATGGTCCTGCTCCGTTCCAGCTCCAGCCTTCGCCACCACCGCCCCACGGGGCGATGAAGACGACGGCTGCGGAGGCAGCGCAGCAGCAGTTGCTGGACGAGCTTGCGGCGGCGGCAAAGGCCGCTGAAGCCGGCAATTCCATTGGCGCGCGAGAGATATTGGCGCGGCTCAATCACCAGCTTCCCCCGCTCGGGAAGCCGTTCCTCCGCTCCGCCTCCTACCTCAAGGAGGCCCTCCTCCTCGCGCTCGCCGAAGGTCACCATGGCGGCTGCCACCTCACATCACCGCTCGACGTTGCCCTCAAGCTCGCGGCGTACAAGACTTTCTCTGACCACTCGCCCGTGCTCCAGTTCACCAACTTCACCGCAACGCAGGCACTTCTCGACGAAATTGCCAGCAGCACATCGTCCTGCATCCATGTCATCGATTTTGATCTTGGCGTTGGAGGCCAGTGGGCTTCTTTCTTGCAGGAGCTTGCACACCGCCGTGGAGCAGGTGGTGCAGCTCTGCCGTTCGTCAAGCTCACTGCCTTTGTATCAGCTGCTTCCCACCATCCACTGGAACTGCGTCTTGCGCGTGACAACATTGCACAGTTTGCTGCAGACCTTGGAATTCCCTTTGGGTTCAGTGCTATCAGTGCTGATACGATCAACCCTACAGAGCTAATTTCTGCCACTGGTGATGAAGTTGTAGCTGTTGTCCTCCCGGCTGGTTGCTCTGCTCGTGCACCACCACTGCCAGCGATCCTTCGGTTGGTGAAACAGCTGGCTCCTAAGATCGTgatagccatagaccatggcgCTGATCGTGCTGATCTTcccttctcacagcacttcttGAATTGCTTTCAGTCTTGCATGTTCCTCCTTGATTCGCTTGATGCTGCTGGCATTGATGCTGATTCTGCCGGCAAGATTGAGAAGTTCCTGATTCAGCCAAGAATTGAGGATTCAGTGCTTGGGCGGGGCAAGGTGGACAAGCCAATTGCATGGAGAAGTGCATTTGCAGGTGCTGGGTTCGCACCTGTTCCGCCCAGCAGTTTGGCGGAGGCACAGGCCGACTGCCTCCTGAAGCGGGTGCAGGTCCGCGGATTCCACGTGGAGAAATGTGGCGTCGGGCTCACACTATACTGGCAGCGAGGCGAGCTTGTCACTGTATCAGCATGGCGGTGCTGA